From Kineosporia succinea, the proteins below share one genomic window:
- a CDS encoding O-succinylhomoserine sulfhydrylase: protein MTNDSAGTPDTRRPSTLSVRGGTMRSNFAEMSEALFLTQGYTYESAGEAESAFKGELDHFVYSRYGNPTVAMFEERLRLIEGAPAAFATATGMSAVFNALAALLAAGDRVVATKALFGSCFVILDEILPRWGVETVFVDGPDLKQWEEALSKPTTAVFFESPSNPAQELVDIAAVSEMAHAAGAQVVVDNVFATPLLQKPLELGADIVVYSATKHIDGQGRVLGGAILGPEEFVNEKVQNLMRHTGPSLSPFNAWVLLKGLETLRLRVDHQSASALRIAEFLEGDSRVGQVKYPHLPSHPQYELAKRQMSAGGTVVTFELGSGEGRKDAAFSFLDKLKIVDISNNLGDAKSMVTHPATTTHRRLTTEARAAAGITDGTVRISVGLEDLDDLLEDLDGALG from the coding sequence ATGACCAACGACAGCGCCGGCACCCCCGACACCCGCCGCCCCTCCACGCTCAGCGTGCGCGGCGGCACGATGCGGTCGAACTTCGCGGAGATGTCCGAGGCGCTGTTCCTCACCCAGGGCTACACCTACGAGTCGGCGGGCGAGGCCGAGTCGGCGTTCAAGGGCGAGCTCGACCACTTCGTCTACTCGCGCTACGGCAACCCCACGGTGGCGATGTTCGAGGAGCGGCTGCGGCTGATCGAGGGGGCGCCGGCGGCGTTCGCCACGGCCACCGGCATGTCCGCGGTGTTCAACGCGCTCGCGGCGCTGCTGGCCGCGGGCGACCGGGTGGTGGCCACGAAGGCGCTGTTCGGCTCGTGCTTCGTGATTCTCGACGAGATTCTGCCGCGCTGGGGCGTGGAGACGGTCTTCGTCGACGGACCCGACCTCAAGCAGTGGGAAGAGGCGCTGAGCAAGCCCACCACCGCGGTGTTCTTCGAGTCGCCGTCCAACCCGGCGCAGGAGCTCGTCGACATCGCGGCCGTCAGCGAGATGGCGCACGCGGCCGGGGCCCAGGTCGTGGTCGACAACGTGTTCGCCACCCCGCTGCTGCAGAAGCCGCTCGAGCTGGGCGCCGACATCGTGGTCTACTCGGCCACCAAACACATCGACGGGCAGGGCCGGGTGCTCGGCGGGGCGATCCTCGGGCCGGAGGAGTTCGTCAACGAGAAGGTGCAGAACCTGATGCGCCACACGGGCCCCTCGCTGAGCCCGTTCAACGCCTGGGTGCTGCTCAAGGGCCTCGAGACCCTGCGCCTGCGGGTCGATCACCAGAGCGCCTCGGCGCTGCGCATCGCCGAGTTCCTCGAGGGCGACTCCCGGGTCGGTCAGGTGAAGTACCCGCACCTCCCCAGCCACCCGCAGTACGAGCTGGCCAAGCGCCAGATGAGCGCGGGCGGCACGGTGGTCACGTTCGAGCTCGGCTCCGGCGAGGGCCGTAAGGACGCCGCGTTCAGCTTCCTCGACAAGCTCAAGATCGTCGACATCTCGAACAACCTGGGTGACGCCAAGTCCATGGTCACCCACCCGGCCACCACCACGCACCGCCGCCTCACCACCGAGGCCCGCGCGGCGGCCGGCATCACCGACGGCACGGTCCGCATCTCCGTCGGTCTCGAAGACCTCGACGACCTGCTCGAGGACCTCGACGGCGCCCTCGGCTGA
- a CDS encoding DUF1737 domain-containing protein, protein MAENERLRYRLLTGPDDTSFCERVSAALAEGYVLHGPPTLTFDGTRVIAGQAVVLPGAATPTIVEA, encoded by the coding sequence GTGGCAGAGAACGAGCGACTCCGTTACCGGCTGCTGACCGGTCCCGACGACACGTCGTTCTGCGAGCGTGTCAGCGCCGCCCTGGCCGAGGGCTACGTGCTGCACGGTCCGCCCACGCTCACCTTCGACGGCACGCGGGTGATCGCGGGCCAGGCGGTGGTGCTGCCCGGCGCCGCCACCCCGACCATCGTGGAGGCATGA
- a CDS encoding rhodanese-like domain-containing protein, translating to MAYAGDLSPDQAFELVRSNPAAVLVDVRTRAEWSYVGVPDLTALAKDVALVEWTTFPEGARNSGFLDQVGAVAADKAAPVLFLCRSGVRSVAAAEAATAAGYTEAYNILEGFEGPPDAQNHRGHTAGWKVRGLPWKQG from the coding sequence ATGGCGTACGCCGGAGATCTTTCCCCCGACCAGGCCTTCGAGCTGGTCCGGTCCAACCCGGCCGCCGTGCTGGTCGACGTGCGCACCCGCGCCGAGTGGTCGTACGTCGGGGTGCCCGACCTGACCGCCCTCGCGAAGGACGTCGCGCTCGTCGAGTGGACGACCTTCCCCGAGGGCGCGCGCAACAGCGGCTTCCTCGATCAGGTGGGTGCGGTGGCCGCCGACAAGGCCGCCCCGGTGCTGTTCCTGTGCCGCTCCGGTGTGCGCTCGGTGGCGGCGGCCGAGGCCGCCACGGCCGCCGGTTACACCGAGGCCTACAACATCCTGGAGGGCTTCGAGGGCCCGCCCGACGCCCAGAACCACCGCGGCCACACCGCTGGCTGGAAGGTGCGCGGGCTGCCCTGGAAACAGGGCTGA